The DNA region ACTATTTGTAAAGGTGCCAAAACAGTTTAATTAAATGAAGGTTATAAAATATATTGTATCAATTTAAGGATACAAAAAGAATTTGCTTAAAACAACTATAGTCTCTAACTATTTGTTAGTTTATTCTAACATATTTTTAGAACATGTCAATACTTTATTTTGAATTTATTTTAAAAATTCTTATTTTTTTATATATTTAATTTCTTTTTCCAGAAGCATATTCAAGAGTATTAATATCTAATACCTCTCTATACGGTTTAGTTAAAGATTTTTCGTATCTGCATAACCATTTTACGCCATTAAATATACTCTCTATTTCATCATTACTTTTTATAATGTTGCCATTTTCAAATATATAAGCAGCAATATTCATAGCATGCTGTATTATATTGTTTGGGTTCAAATCATGGAAATGGTACTGAATATCAGAAAGCCCTATAGAATAAAGCCCAAAGGTATCAACTATCATATCATTAGTATTTTGCACTTTAAAAAATCTAATATTTAATCCTGAATATAAGAATCTTAAATTTTTTGGGTATTGATTTTTTAATAATTGTTCTCTAAGTAAAATTTTACCGCTTTGTTCGTTATATACGGCAATAGCATCAGGAAATATATTCAATGCTATATTAAGCCAATTGTTTAGTAGGGTAGTTCTGTCTTTATAATCTAATCCGCCAGCCAAAAAGTCGCTTAACATTACTTGATATTTGCACTCTTTTAATAATTCTTTAGTATCTTTTATATCCCAAGCCTGATTATAAACTTCATCGCTTATGCCATTATAATCAAACTCTATAGGCTCATACATAAAAACTTGAACACCCAATTCTTTATCATCTTGAAATTTTACTTTAAGGTCATTAATCATTATGCTGTATAGGTTTTTATCTTCAGAGATTGTTTCTATATTATTATATAGAGCTCTTAATTTTTGTTTTATCAATTCTATATTTGGCAGCTGTGGTTTCTCTTTAAATAAAATTTTATAAAAATATACATGAGAAAAAAGAGCCTCTTCAGTGCTTTCTAATTTTTTGTTATCCATTTTTATTCCTATTTTTTATATAAAATCTAATACAAAAATCATTATATTGAAACATATTGGTTTTGTCAATTTATATATTTTTATAAAGGTATTATTAATTTTTTACAATAATTTTATAAAAAAGCTATATCAATTTGGAGCATAAATGCAGTTCTTCGCGAAGCGTATCCGAAGGATATAAGGTTCTTTTATACCAATACCGAAAGGTACCTACTTGGTAAAAGAACTGAGGGTGTGTACCATACGGGCACGCTTTGCAGGGGGGCTAGTCCTCACAAATAATTAAAATAACTAAAGTAAAAAATTTTTAGTGCATATTGAAACAATTATTTTTTATCAGGTTTTTTCTTGTTCTTTTTCCCGCCTTCGCACCTAAAGGTACTCTCTTCGGTCGCGGTGCGGACTTCGTCAAAGTTGCAAAAAGTGCAAGTATTTTAGCTTTGTATGTTTGGAATATAAATAAAATGTAAGATAATACCTGTATTTTAAGTTAAAAAATGCAGTCTTTTTGCTTCTTTGGGTCACCAAAAGAAGTGGGGTGCGGGGCAAAGCCCTGCAAATAAATTAAAATAACCAAAGTAAAAAATTTTTAGTGCATATTAAAATATATTAAGCATTCATTGACTTTTTGTATTTGTCTTATATACTATAAATAATAATATGTAAGCTTATATTTTAAATTAGAGATTTTAATTAAATGTTTATTTATATATTGACTATTATATTTTTTCTATATGTCATATTAATAGCAATAAAAATGCTTCTTGAAAATAGACCGCCTTATTCTTTTATAGCTTGGCTTACTGTGTTGGTGTTTTTACCATATGTTGGGGCTATTTTTTATTTATTCTTGGGTGTAAATTGGAAAAAATCTAGAAAAAAACTTTCTGCAAGACTTCCTGAAGATATGATAAGAAAACATTTCTCTTCTTTGCTCGAAGAACAAATGAATATCATAGATAACATGGGCGGTAATTATGCAAAACATACTAATTTAGTAAAGCTTGCAATAAAAAGCGGATACTCTCCAATTACTGTTCAAAATCAAGTTTATGTTTTTGATGAAGGCAAAGATTTATTTGATGATTTAATTAATAATTTAAAACTCGCTGAAAAAACAATACATATGGAATATTTTATATGGAGAAGCGATAAATTAGGAAATAAAATAAAAGATAT from Brachyspira pilosicoli P43/6/78 includes:
- a CDS encoding DUF4261 domain-containing protein — encoded protein: MDNKKLESTEEALFSHVYFYKILFKEKPQLPNIELIKQKLRALYNNIETISEDKNLYSIMINDLKVKFQDDKELGVQVFMYEPIEFDYNGISDEVYNQAWDIKDTKELLKECKYQVMLSDFLAGGLDYKDRTTLLNNWLNIALNIFPDAIAVYNEQSGKILLREQLLKNQYPKNLRFLYSGLNIRFFKVQNTNDMIVDTFGLYSIGLSDIQYHFHDLNPNNIIQHAMNIAAYIFENGNIIKSNDEIESIFNGVKWLCRYEKSLTKPYREVLDINTLEYASGKRN